The Oncorhynchus keta strain PuntledgeMale-10-30-2019 chromosome 28, Oket_V2, whole genome shotgun sequence DNA segment aagacacaaaaaaaaaaaaaaaaaacacgcaGAAACACCTACACAAACCTCCAAGCTTACTAAAACAGGATAGTCACGCTTGTCAAGATGaagaaggagtggaccaaagcgcagcgttgtACGTGTTCATGATACTTATTGCAATCTGAACACTTGAACAAGAATAACAACGCGAGAAACGAGCAGTTCTGTAAGGTAACtaaaactatacagaaaacaactacccacaaacccaggtgggaaaaaggctacctaagtatgattctcaatcagagacaacgatagacagctgtctctgattgagaaccacaccctgccaaacacaaagaaatagaaaacatagaaataaagaaactagaatgcccaccctagtcacaccctggcctaaccaaaatagagaataaaagcttctctatggccagggcgtgacacctctAGAGCAATATTTACCAACTCCAGTCTTCCAGTtcccccaacagcacacatttttctTGTAGCCCCGGACaaaaacacctgattcaacttgtcaaggacttgatgattagttgacaagcagaatcaggtgtgcttgccCGGGGCAACAAAAatatgtactgttgggggtactcgaaGACCGGAGTTGCAAAACACTGCTCTACATTATCAATTGCCTCCTCTTCTCTTTTGATTCCACTGGAGGGGGTCAAATATACATCAAAAGATAAATAATTAATCAATAAGTCTGGGAGTTATTCAGTCAGACTTTCAATACATGAGAAGAGTGAGGGTACAAAGGAGTTCTACTGACAAAGGctatgtctcaaatggcaccctattccctgtatagtgcactatctttgaccagggcccataagtaatagggtgccatttgggatgcaaccaaaGGCTCAGTGTAGCTCAGTCCAGTGCAGAACATATTATAACAGAGAGACTGTGAGCTTGTGCCTCTCCTCTGGCCTAGAGAGGataggtggagggaggtggagagatgtggggagggaggtagagaaagatggatggaggtagagagagtaaaAGCAGGCCTGGCAGCATTTAATTTCTTTAACAAAGCATAGCGTCTCTACGGGTAACAGCTAGAACATGAACATGACAGCCCTGCCATACACTACAATATCTTCAATCTGAACTGTGGGGCCTCTCTATACGTCTGCCAAATTGTGTGAGCCTATACACTTGCCATACACTACAGTATGTGTCTTCAATCTGAACTGTGTGGTTCTATAGGTCTTCCAAACACTACAGTAGCTTCAATCTGAACTCTTTAGGACTATACGGCAAGATCCCAGCCCGTTACATAGGCACAGTATTCGCCCCCTTGGcaattttcctattttgttgccttacaacctggaattaaaatttatttttttaggggtttgtatcatttgatttaaaaaacatgcctgccactttgaagatgcaaaatatgttttatgcttagggtcattgtcctgctagaaggtgaaccttcgtcccagtcacAAATCTCTTCAAGACTGAatcaggtttccctcaagaatttccctataTTTAGCCCCCATCCATCATttcttaaattctgaccagtttcccagtccctgccaatgaaaaacatcctcacagcatgatgttgccaccaccatacttcactgtggggatggtgttctcggggtgttgagaggtgtagggtttgcgccagacatagcattttcattgattgccaaaaagctcaattttagtctcatctgaccagagtaccttcttccatatgtttggggaatctctctgtttatttttttctaagaaattgctttttttctggccactcttccgtcaagcccagctctgtggagtgtgcgACTTAAAGTGGTCCCATGGACAGaaactccaatctcctctgtggagctttgcagctccttcggggATATCTTTGGTccctttgttgcctctctgattagtGCCCTCATTGCCTGGTCCATGAgctttggtgggcagccctctcttggcaggtttgttgtggtgccatattctttcattttTTATAATGCATTTAATGGTGTGTCATGGGATGTTCAAATGTTTGATATTTTTTTAGAACCCAACCCCGATCTGTATTTCTCCACAACTTTagccctgacctgtttggagagctccttgttcttcatgtggccgcttgcttggtgatgccccttgcttagtggctttgcagactctggggcctttcagaacaagtgtatatatactgagatcatgtgaaagatcatgtgacacttaaataaagtccacctgtgtgcaatctaactaattatttgacttctgaaggtatttggttgcaccagatcttatttaggggcttcatagcaaatgggtaaatacatacagtatgcacAAAAAACTTTTCCATTTTAATatatacacttttttttttaaacaaggacttttatttatttcacttcaccaatttggactattttgtgaatgtccattacatgaaatccaaataaaaatatatttaaattacaggttgtaatgaaacaaaataggaaaaacgccaagggggtgaataccgTTGCAAGGGAACTGTATGCCTCAAGTTGCATCTCAATTGGCATCCTACCctacccatagggccctggtcaaaagtagtgaacttcagttgaagttgtaagtttatatacacttaggatggagtcattaaaactcctttttcaaccactccaaatatttcttgttaacaaactattgttttggcaagtcagttaggacatagtctttgtgcatgacacaagtaatttttccaacaattgtttacagtcagattatttcacttatcacaattccagtgggtcagaagtttacatacactaagttgactgtgcctttaaacagctccgaaaattccagaaaatgatgttgtggctttagaagcttctgataggctaattgatataatttgagtcaattggaggtgtacctgtggatgtatttaaaggtctaccttcaaactcagtgcctgtttgcttgacatcatgggaaaatcaaaagaaatcagccaagacctcagaaaaaaagtgtagacctacacaagtctggttcatccttgggagcaatttccaaatgcctgaaggtacaacgttcatctgcacaaacaatagtacgcaagtataaacaccatgggaccacgcagacgtcataccgctcaggaaggagacggatTCTGTCTCCCTTAGAGATGAACGTTcattggtgcaaaaagtgcaaatcaatcccagaacaacagcaaagggccttgtgaagatgctagaggaaacaggcacaaaagtatctatattcacagtaaaacgggtcctatatcgacagcaatggagcagtgacttcttcttcttcaaaaccgccataaaaaagccagactacagtttgcaactgtacatggggacaaagatcgtactttttggagaaatgtcctctggtctgaagaaacaaaaattgaactgtttggccttaatgactatcattatgtttggaggaaaaagggggaggcttgcaagccgaaaaacaccatcccaaccatgaatcacaggggtggcagcatcatgttgtgggggtgctttgctgcaggagggactggtgcacttcacaaaatagatggcatcataaggaaggaaaagtatatgtatatattgaagcaaaatctcaagatatcagtcagaaagttaaaacttggtctcaaatgggtgttccaaatggacaatgaccccagcatacttccaaaattgtggaaAAATGGCTAAAGGGCAataaaatcaaggtattggagtggccatcacaaagccctgacctcaatcctatagaaaatgtgtgggcagaactaaaaagtgtgtgcgagcaaggaggccttcaaacctgactcagttacaccagctctttcaggatgaatgggccaaaattcacccaacttattgtggaaagcttgtgaaagtctacccaaaatgtttgacccaagttaaacaatttaaaggcattgttaccaaatactaattgagtgtatgtaaacttcctacccactgggaatgtgatgaaagaaataatagaaataacatttttactaggattaaatgtcaggaattgtgaaaaactgagttcaaatgtattttacatttacatttaagtcatttagcagacgctcttatccagagcgacttacaaattggtgcattaccttatgacatccagtggaacagccactttacaatagtgcatctaaatcttttaggggggggggggagtgagaaggattacttatcctatcctaggtattccttaaagaggtggggtttcaggtgtctccggaaggtggtgattgactccgctgtcctggcgtcgtgagggagtttgttccaccattggggggccagagcagcgaacagttttgactgggctgagcgggaactgtacttcctcagtggtagggaggcgagcaggccagaggtggatgaacgcagtgcccttgtttgggtgtagggcctgatcagagcctggaggtactgaggtgccgttcccctcacagctccgtaggcaagcaccatggtcttgtagcggatgcgagcttcaactggaagccagtggagagagcggaggagcggggtgacgtgagagaacttgggaaggttgaacaccagacgggctgcggcgttctggatgagttgtaggggtttaatggcacaggcagggagcccagccaacagcgagttgcagtaatccagacaggagatgacaagtgcctggattaggacctgcgccgcttcctgtgtgaggcagggtcgtactctgtggatgttgtagagcatgaacctacaggaacgggccaccgccttgatgttagttgagaacgacagggtgttgtccaggatcacgccaaggttcttagcactctgggaggaggacacaatggagttgtcaaccgtgatggcgagatcatggaacgggcagtccttccccgggaggaagagcagctccgtcttgccgaggttcagcttgaggtggtgatccgtcatccacactgatatgtctgccagacatgcagagatgcgattcgccacctggtcatcagaagggggaaaggagaagattaattgtgtgtcgtctgcatagcaatgataggagagaccatgtgaggttatgacagagccgacttggtgtatagcgagaataggagagggcctagaacagagccctgggggacaccagtggtgagagcgcgtggtgaggagacagattctcgccacgccacctggtaggagcgaccgcgccggagatgcccaactcggagagggtggagaggaggatctgatggttcacagtatcgaaggcagccgataggtctagaaggatgagagcagaggagagagagttagctttagcagtgcggagcgcctccgtgatgcagagaagagcagtctcagttgaatgactagtcttgaaacctgactgttttggatcaagaaggtcattctgagagagatagtggtagagctggccaaggacggcacgttcaagagttttggagagaaaagaaagaagggatactggtctgtagttgttgacatttGGCTAAcgtgtatgtacatttccgacttcaactgtatatagggaatagggtgccatttgtgatacAACCTTAGTAGAACCAAACAACTCCCATCTCCTCTTTACTCTGTTTGGACATATATATACACAGGCGGGTAGCCTATTCCTCATAAAGTGtgctactattgaccagagccctatacatatgcatgcaccactttttttgttttgtattttttgtattttcaccaatttggactattttgtgaaTGTCCGTTacttgaaatccaaataaaaatctatataAATTACAGGTTGGAATtgaacaaaataggaaaaattcctatatgcactatatagggaatagggtgccatttgtgatgcaagCCTCAGTAGAACCAAACAACTCCCATGTCCACTGGACTCTTTACTCTGTCTGGACATATTTCTTATCATGACCATCTGCAATGCACCCCACTGCAGTAATAAATGCTAATTAAAAAAGGACATGCACAATTAAAGCTGGAAATTCTTGATCCTAATAAAGTCAGTGTGTCAAGCATGATATTATCTCCCTCTTAAGTATAAAGGGCAAAGGACACATATATTATCCCCACTAGAATAATTATGGTGATGAGTGCATTTTAACACAGTGGTGATGCCAGTACATTAATAC contains these protein-coding regions:
- the LOC127912822 gene encoding uncharacterized protein LOC127912822: MTDHHLKLNLGKTELLFLPGKDCPFHDLAITVDNSIVSSSQSAKNLGVILDNTLSFSTNIKAVARSCRFMLYNIHRVRPCLTQEAAQVLIQALVISCLDYCNSLLAGLPACAIKPLQLIQNAAARLVFNLPKFSHVTPLLRSLHWLPVEARIRYKTMVLAYGAVRGTAPQYLQALIRPYTQTRALRSSTSGLLASLPLRKYSSRSAQSKLFAALAPQWWNKLPHDARTAESITTFRRHLKPHLFKEYLG